The following proteins come from a genomic window of Corynebacterium hansenii:
- a CDS encoding TetR/AcrR family transcriptional regulator gives MTRDPGAAGSPRDAVRDDAGARAALVAALKRKLATTPLSKVTVAGLAAEAGVTRQAFYYHFDDVYDAATWVFTTEVADHVLSHAEYSRWAEGFLRLLTYMRRNRPQVKAVLDSLTWVKTERFFHRVLRRMMCAIVAELEAGEAEGAPSGRAPRPLSDADRQFIIEHYTLTVLGHLLHWLAEGMKEEPGELVGRMEFVMRGQVGESLRRFRSGGPAPRPPSRP, from the coding sequence ATGACACGGGATCCGGGCGCAGCGGGAAGTCCCCGCGACGCCGTGCGGGACGATGCGGGCGCACGGGCGGCGCTGGTCGCCGCCCTGAAGCGCAAATTGGCCACCACGCCGCTGAGCAAGGTGACGGTCGCGGGGCTGGCGGCCGAGGCCGGGGTGACCAGGCAGGCGTTCTACTACCACTTCGACGACGTCTACGACGCCGCGACGTGGGTGTTCACCACCGAGGTCGCCGACCACGTGCTCTCGCATGCCGAGTACTCGCGGTGGGCCGAGGGGTTCCTGCGACTGCTCACGTACATGCGGCGCAACCGCCCGCAGGTCAAGGCCGTGCTCGATTCGCTGACGTGGGTGAAGACGGAGCGATTCTTCCACCGCGTGCTCCGCCGCATGATGTGCGCGATCGTCGCGGAGCTCGAGGCCGGGGAAGCGGAAGGCGCGCCCTCGGGCCGCGCCCCGCGCCCGCTTTCCGACGCCGACCGGCAGTTCATCATCGAGCACTACACGCTCACGGTGCTGGGCCACCTTCTGCACTGGTTGGCGGAGGGGATGAAGGAGGAGCCGGGGGAGCTCGTCGGTCGGATGGAATTCGTCATGCGCGGTCAGGTGGGGGAATCGCTGCGCAGGTTCCGTTCCGGAGGGCCGGCTCCCCGCCCGCCGTCCCGTCCGTGA
- a CDS encoding FABP family protein → MNLHPLIAEYEFLVGTWKGPGRGHYPTIDSFRYNETLTFGAVPGKPFLRYEQKTAGAENQPMHTESGFFRPIGDGRVEFTLAQPTGQTEVLEGTVEAGDDGELTIVMDRSTVVNSGTAKQVDATARTWVVNADRTELITEFGMAAVGEPMQQHLVSELAKQ, encoded by the coding sequence ATGAATCTTCACCCCCTGATCGCCGAGTACGAGTTCCTCGTCGGCACGTGGAAGGGCCCCGGCAGGGGCCATTACCCGACCATCGACTCGTTCCGGTACAACGAAACCCTCACCTTCGGAGCCGTTCCGGGCAAGCCCTTCCTGCGCTATGAGCAGAAGACCGCCGGCGCCGAGAACCAGCCCATGCACACCGAATCCGGCTTCTTCCGGCCCATCGGCGATGGCCGCGTCGAGTTCACCCTGGCCCAGCCCACCGGCCAGACCGAGGTGCTCGAGGGCACCGTCGAGGCTGGCGACGACGGCGAGCTGACCATCGTCATGGACCGGTCGACCGTGGTGAATTCCGGCACCGCCAAGCAGGTCGACGCGACCGCCCGCACCTGGGTGGTCAACGCCGACCGCACCGAGCTGATCACCGAATTCGGCATGGCCGCGGTCGGCGAGCCGATGCAGCAGCACCTGGTCAGCGAATTGGCCAAGCAGTAG
- a CDS encoding DUF5692 family protein, whose amino-acid sequence MFLFESVPWYAWVAWFAVLGALIGLNEITRRWRGAAWAMFIALPIILTIFVWPTTAGAGSSTGSWFHWVKVYSALAGVLGFMALRYHPKLAANKWALAFPPAILALNILEACIRDFQVGAMNVDGVVDGVRMISGSWNWMNGVAGLLNLITICGWAGIIISRAPSRDMVWPDMMWFWIIAYDLWNFAYVYNCVGDHSFYAGAALLISCTIPAFFIKKGAWLQHRASTLALWMMFTMAVPAFVTDSAFAVQSSNDPRALFAVSLVALVANVAVFVWQLRTIIVRKLNPLKDELYDDTARHREVLEANVRIPDSFEAAESGRAAAKA is encoded by the coding sequence ATGTTCCTGTTCGAATCGGTTCCCTGGTACGCGTGGGTCGCGTGGTTCGCGGTCCTCGGCGCGCTGATCGGGCTCAACGAAATCACCCGCCGGTGGCGCGGCGCGGCGTGGGCGATGTTCATCGCCCTGCCGATCATCCTGACCATCTTCGTGTGGCCGACGACCGCCGGCGCCGGGTCCTCGACCGGCTCCTGGTTCCACTGGGTCAAGGTCTACTCGGCGCTGGCCGGCGTCCTCGGCTTCATGGCGCTGCGGTACCACCCGAAGCTGGCCGCCAACAAGTGGGCGCTGGCTTTCCCGCCGGCCATCCTCGCCCTGAACATCCTCGAGGCGTGCATCCGCGACTTCCAGGTCGGCGCGATGAACGTCGACGGCGTCGTCGACGGCGTGCGCATGATCTCCGGCAGCTGGAACTGGATGAACGGCGTCGCCGGCCTGCTGAACCTGATCACCATCTGCGGCTGGGCGGGCATCATCATCTCCCGGGCGCCGTCGCGCGACATGGTGTGGCCGGACATGATGTGGTTCTGGATCATCGCCTACGACCTGTGGAACTTCGCCTACGTCTACAACTGCGTCGGCGACCATTCCTTCTACGCCGGTGCGGCGCTGCTGATCTCGTGCACCATCCCCGCCTTCTTCATCAAGAAGGGCGCCTGGCTGCAGCATCGCGCGTCCACGCTGGCGCTGTGGATGATGTTCACCATGGCCGTGCCGGCGTTCGTCACGGACTCCGCCTTCGCGGTGCAGTCGTCGAACGATCCCCGCGCGCTGTTCGCGGTGTCCCTCGTGGCGCTGGTCGCCAACGTCGCGGTCTTCGTCTGGCAGCTGCGCACGATCATCGTCCGCAAGCTCAATCCCCTGAAGGACGAGCTTTACGACGACACCGCACGGCACCGCGAGGTCCTCGAAGCCAACGTCCGCATCCCGGATTCCTTCGAGGCCGCCGAATCGGGCCGCGCGGCGGCAAAGGCCTGA